One Amaranthus tricolor cultivar Red isolate AtriRed21 chromosome 10, ASM2621246v1, whole genome shotgun sequence genomic window carries:
- the LOC130825145 gene encoding protein FANTASTIC FOUR 3-like, translating to MSTIVYQELQFLESKTLSLKLNSPNKNNTTFSSFNELNSTHSHSSNYSRNCSWSEIQKLSTKKDDQKEEIYIHPLTKNSSSFKLSEKGLEMCTESLGNETGCDSTMDDTSFFSLSPPLLESSKVEDQSMKSTHLEDLHKNKKKKMKLPLFTHGDFPPPLTTMSGSNPIKVRTHREDGRLVIEAFDSTPIVASCMKAERSNGRLKLSLVSDYYDDIRVINDYCSSSNTQEVEEDCRHHNRYTPLVEQENNEENNYNGEYCSYSSTPEGEENYYRHNRYIPLVEQENNSQTKDDYEENNCSSGTQEGEEDCCCHNHYISLQNKDDYEENNYNGNCCSFSTQGEEDYYGYNQYIPLVEQENYSQTKDDYLENNYNGDIKGITVELGVKLGLEKIQRTGRCKEGSQAGNKRLINYKPFWVAT from the coding sequence ATGTCAACCATTGTTTATCAAGAATTACAATTCTTAGAGTCCAAAACTCTTAGTCTCAAACTCAATAGCCCCAACAAAAATAACACTACATTTAGTTCATTTAATGAACTAAATTCAACACATTCTCATTCATCAAATTATTCAAGAAATTGTAGTTGGAGTGAAATCCAAAAACTCTCAACCAAAAAAGATGATCAAAAAGAGGAAATTTACATTCACCCACTAACTAAAAACTCATCATCCTTCAAACTAAGTGAAAAAGGCTTAGAAATGTGTACGGAAAGTCTTGGTAATGAAACAGGATGTGATTCCACCATGGATGACACCTCCTTCTTCTCACTCTCACCACCATTGTTAGAATCATCGAAGGTTGAAGATCAATCAATGAAATCCACCCATTTGGAGGATTTACacaaaaacaagaagaaaaagatgaaacTTCCATTATTTACACATGGGGATTTTCCACCTCCGTTAACAACAATGAGTGGTTCAAACCCAATTAAAGTTAGAACACATAGAGAAGATGGTAGATTGGTGATTGAAGCTTTTGATTCTACTCCCATTGTTGCTTCTTGTATGAAAGCTGAAAGAAGTAATGGGAGACTTAAACTGTCATTAGTGAGTGATTATTATGATGACATTAGGGTAATCAATGATTATTGTTCTTCTTCTAATACCCAAGAAGTAGAAGAAGATTGTCGTCATCATAACCGATATACCCCGCTGGTAGAACAAGAAAATAATGAGGAAAACAATTATAATGGTGAATATTGTTCTTATTCTAGTACCCCAGAAGGAGAAGAAAATTATTATCGTCATAACCGGTACATCCCACTCGTTGAacaagaaaataatagtcaaactAAGGATGATTACGAGGAAAATAATTGTTCTTCTGGTACCCAAGAAGGTGAGGAAGATTGTTGTTGTCATAATCATTATATCTCGCTTCAAAATAAGGATGATTATgaggaaaataattataatggtAATTGTTGTTCTTTTAGTACCCAAGGAGAAGAAGATTATTATGGTTATAACCAATATATTCCGCTTGTAGAAcaagaaaattatagtcaaactAAGGATGATTATCtggaaaataattataatggtgatattaaaggtataacAGTAGAATTGGGTGTAAAATTGGGTTTAGAAAAGATACAAAGGACAGGCAGATGCAAGGAAGGAAGTCAGGCAGGGAATAAGAGACTAATCAACTATAAACCTTTTTGGGTGGctacttaa